The nucleotide sequence AAAACTGGCCGGGAGATGAATGTTTGCATTTAATAAGGAAGGATGTAGAAATTCCTGTAATTAATATCGATTATTCATATCCTCTTATTGATAAAGTTCGTCCGTTTAAATATACAATTCAAAATGCTTTTGATGGTAATCCATCAACAAGTTATGTAGAAGACACGGAGGATAGCACAATAAAAATTTCATTATATTCAAAAAATCTTAATTCAAACTGCATAAAAATGAAAATCATAAATGGATATGCACAAAATGAAATGCTTTATAAAAATAATAATCGGATAAAAGTCATTGATTCATTTAATGAAAAATCTACGGCAGTTACCTTAAAAGATAAAAATCTTGAACCGCAAATTATAAATTGGATTGATTATGGTTTTTATGTAAAGGAATTTTATAAAGGGAAAAAATATAATGATACATGTATTGCCGAATTAGATTTTCAATCAGAAAATGGAAATTGGATATTTGAAAAATAATCGTCTAACACCACTCTTAGAGTAGTGTTAGAAAAGGAATAATTTTCAAAATCTATGATCCAGCCTTTATAAAGCTTTTATGCGTTTATAATATTTTTCCCAAAAAAATCGATTGCATTTTTAAAATCGTCTTCGTTAGGTCGGCCTTTGTTTAAACCGCCGATAAGTTTTAAAGGACCGAAGGTGTCAAAGCCTTTGCAGCCGAATATGCCCATACAGATTTTTCCGCTTTGTTCGGTTTTTTTGCGCAAAGTTTTTTCAAAACCGGCATTGACCGCGCCGGCGGTGTAAATAAAAAACAGCTTTTGCACACTGCCCACAAGCGCTTGTTCAAATAACTTATCGACCGATTTTGCAAATTTAAGGTAATAAATTCCTGAAGCAAAACCGATTGCTTCATAGCGATTAAAATCATCAGGATTAAAATCACCGGCCTTTATCAAAACCGTTTCAGGAAACTTTTCCTTTATTTTGTTCAGTACCTTTTCGGTATTTCCATGATGTGTTGAACTGTATACAATGCATACGTTACTCATAGCAGATCTCCTTTATTATTTATATAGCCGTATTTTTTAGGATATATGGCCGATATATCTTTTTCAAAAACAATATTTCCATCGTTTAATCTTTTTTGTGCAACCGTTCGGTATGCAAAATCGATTGCGTTGCAGCCGCAGTTATAAAAACACTCTCCACATAATATACAATTTTTTTGATTTTTTATCGATACCCTACCGTCTGTAAATATTAAAAAATAACACCGCAATCTTGACAATCAAAAAGAAATTATATATACTAAAAATAACATTGCTATTTTTTATTAACAGCGAAATATTGTGTTTTGCCGAAATCCGTAAATAAACAACCAGAGGAAAACCAATGGATATAAAAGATTTAATGAAAAAATGGTCTGAACAGGCAGAAAATATGCGGATGTTTCACATGCAGGAATTAAAAGAAAACGGGAGTGAATGGAAAAAACTGCTTCAGGAAAATCTCAAGGACTGCAAGGGAAAGAAAGTTTTGGATGCAGGGTGCGGTACGGGTTTTTTAGCTATTCTGCTTGCACAAGACGGCTGGGAAGTTACAGCCATAGACAGCAGCGAGGCGATGCTTGAAGAAGGAAAAAAAACAGCGGAAGAATTAGGGCTTTCTGACAAAATTACCTTTTTGCTTAAAGATACTCATTCAACGGATTTTCCTGAACACTTATTTGATGCTGTGGTTTCCAGACATGCTTCATGGCTATTCACTGCACCGGAAACCGCATACAAGGAATGGAAAAGAATACTAAAGCCTGAAGGAATCATACTAAACATTGACGCTAATTGGCTTAAACCGATATGGAATGCAGATGAGTTTGAAAAATTCAAATCATATGAAGCGGAGCTTGTTAAGCAATACGGTGAATTCAGAGATTATTATCATGATGAACAGATGATAAACATTCTGAAAAAATTTCCGCTTGCCTACATAAATCGTCCTGAATGGGATGAAAAAATGCTGAAAAAAATCGGTTTTAAGGAAATTGCGAGCAGCCTTCTTTCCAAAGAGAAGTATATGGACGCTTTTCAAGCGGCTAGATATAAAACCATACCTATGTTCGTGATAAAAGCAAAAAACATAGAATAAACAGAAAATTAGGAGATTCAAATGAATACAACAGCCAAATGGACGATAAAAGATGTAATAACTACGGTTTTATTAAGTGCTCTTCTTGTCGTTATGCAATTTATTGTAAATATGGTGTGCATGGCAAACCATTTTGTCAGTATGACATTATCAGTCGGTTTTTCAGTATTTATCTGCGCACCGGTTTATTTTCTCATGGTACAACGGGTGGGAAAACGGGGCGTGTCTTTTATCTACATGACACTTCTCGGCACCATTTTTCTAATAATGGGAAACTGGTATTTATTGCCGTATTACATCATTATCGGCTTAATATGCGAAGCCGTTTTATGGAAAAATGGAGCCTATCAAAACCCGCGCCGGCTTACGGCTGCATGGACGGTTTCCAGCCTGTTATTTAACGGAACAAATTTGCTTCCGATCTGGTTCTTCTGGGATGCTTATTATGCCTTTGCCGTTTCAAGCGGAATGAGCCAAGAATATATCGACTCATATGTTAGGTATTTTACCGTCCCTCATTGGATTATTTTTATCGTTACGTTTACAACTGCCTGCGGTTTTGCCGGAAGCCTGATTGCTTCAAGGCTGATAAAAAAACATTTTGAAAAAGCGGGCGTATTATAAAAACATTTGCAAAAAGCTCATCAGAGTTTTTAAAAATGCCTTGTTAAAAAATTAAATGAAAAAGATTTCAAAAGATTTTACGGCTCCGGTAAAATTGTGGACGCTTTTGTGCGTTATTGTAAGCTCATTTTTTATCGCCGATTACAGGATAAACGGTATTCTTTCGCTTATCGGACTTTTATATCTTGCCGCCCAGTGTAAATGGCGGCTGCTGATATCATTCGGCCTCTTTTATGCGCTGCTAATGCTTCTCTTAATAGGTATTCGCCGGTATGGCATTAGAACAATCATCATACCGGAATTCTATATTTTTTTATGTTGGAACCTCTTGCCCATTATGCTTATAGGATGGGATGTGATAACAACGCCGCCCGGAGAGATTGCAGCTTTCCTTTCCCGTATCGGAATGCCGGTCTCCGTTATTTTAGGACTACTCGTTATTTTCCGTTTTATACCGGTGATGAAAGCGGAAGTAAAAAAGCTCCGCCTTTCAATGAAAACCAAAGGCCTTTTGGAACCGGCCCACATCTTAACTCATCCCTTAGAAACGGGAGAATATGTGCTGATTCCTCTGCTTTTACGCTGCATTCAAATTGCCGATCAACTCGCAGTCTCGGCAGTTGTGCGGGGTATTCAGTGTCCGGTAAAACGGAGCAGCTATTACGGAAAAAAGATGCGGGCTTTCGACTATATCGCTGTTATCGTGTGGAGCACTACTACGGCTGCGGTTATCATAGTAAGGAGTCTCGCTTGATGATACGGATGGAAAATGTAAGTTTTCATTATGAGAATAGTGAAAGAGGTGTATCAGACATAAACCTTACAATTAACGAAGGCGAATGTACGGTTTTAACCGGGCCGTCGGGCGGTGGTAAAACGACAATATTGCGCCTTTTAAACGGATTAGCACCGGGCTATTACGGCGGAACACTTTCAGGAAATATATTTATCGGCGGGAAAGATATGTCTTCTACTCCATTATGGGAGAGGGGCAAATTTATAGGCAGCGTATTTCAGGAGCCGCAAAGTCAGTTTTTTTCTTCCGAGCTTGCAGGTGAGATTGCTTTTTCATGCGAAAATTACGGACTGGCACAAGAGGAGATCATCGCCCGCACGGAGGAGGCAATCGAAGCATTTCATCTTGCGGCATTACGAGACCATACGCTTGACACATTTTCAAGCGGAGAAAAACAGCGCGCTGCAATCGCTTCGGTCTATGCCCTATCGCCTTCAATATATGTATGTGATGAGCCGACTGCCAATCTCGATGAAGAAAGCGCTATAAGGCTTTCTCATGTTTTAAAGAAGCTCAAAGAAGAAGGGCGTACTCTGATTATTGCAGAACATAGGTTAAGCTGGCTGTACGGAATTGCCGACCGTTTTATCTATATAGATGGAGGAACAATACAGTGGACGCGTATGGCTGAAGAAATGCAGAAAATGACGCTTGAGCAAAAAAAGCTTTTTGGATTGAGGTCATTTACGCCTGCTTTAAAACCGGCTCTTCCCCCTCCTTCATCAAGAGCCTTATCTTCCGGTACGGCAAATGAACCCTTACTGCAAGCAGACGGGATATACCGCAAAGAAAAGGGGAACCTTATTTTGCAAACAATATCTTTTTCCGTATGGAGCGGACAGATTATTGCGCTTACCGGTAAAAACGGAGTTGGAAAAACAACGCTCGGCCTTATTTTGAGCGGGCTTAATAAAGAGTCGGGCGGCACGGTACGCCTTAACGGAAAAAAATGCGGACTTCGGGCGCGCCGCAAAGCGGTATGGTACAGCGCCAACGATACGGGAACGCAATTTTTTACCGAAAGCGTTTCCGAAGAAATTCTATTGAGTATGATGAACACCCCTGATAAGCTTGAACGGGCGCGGAATATCTTACAAACCATGGGGCTCTACAATCTCAAAGATGTTCATCCTGCAACGCTTTCCGGAGGACAAAAACAGAGGCTTTCCGTTGCCTGCGCCCTGCTGTCCGGCCGCGAAATACTCATTTTCGATGAGCCGACCAGCGGTTTGGATGGCTATCATGCGGACATCCTTGCAAAAGCTTTTTTGGACGCGGCGGCTCGCGGTAAAACGATTATCATTATTACACATGACTTTGAACTTATCGCTGCTTGCTGCAGCTCCGAAGTCATGCTTGAGGGAGAAGCTCAAACGAAATAAAAGTTATTTTTTGATATCTACCCTTGCAGCAATTACTTTTTGTGCAGCACGGTTTCCTATACTTGTTTTTTTAATTAGTTTTTATTTTTTTCGCTTTCGGTGCCGGTAATTCATCATATATTGCATTAAACAAGCCCGTTATAAATGCTTTGTCATCGACTTCGTCTACTAAAAGCATTTCTTTTGCGCCCTGATACGGCAATTCGTAAGAAGCGTTCGGCATATACGCAATTGCCGAAGGAACCGCTTTTACCAGCAAGCGGTCATCGTAGATACCGCCCACAATTTTATCTCGAAAATAAATGATAAATTCTCCCATCATTGCGCGATAGCGTATGTCTTGCAATTCCGATAACTGTTCCAAAATGAAGTCTAAATATGTTTTACTTGATGCCATAATTATCTATTCTATTCTCGCTAAAATTTCAATAGACCATCTTCGTCAAATTGAAAATCGGGTCCCCAAGATACTTCCCAGTAATACCCATCTAAATCGGAAAAATATGCATGATATCCGCCCCAAAATACTTCTTGCGGCTCTTTAACAATAGTTCCTCCTGCTTTTCTTACCAAGTCAATAACACTATCTACATCTTCTTTGTTTTTTACATTGTATGTTAATGTAATTCCTGAAAAGCCGGTTCCTGTTGGCGGATTATTTTCATCAATATCTTTTGCCAATGAATCCAAAGGGAAAAGTTCGAATTTTGTTCCCGGTGTATTAAAAAAGCATACCGCTGGATTATCTTCTTTACAGTCTGTCTTATATCCCAACCCGTCTCTGTAAAATTTTAATGCTTTTTCCATATTTCGCACGCCTAAACAAATACATGTTATTTTATTCATTTTTTCTCCAGACATCCTATTTCTTTTTTGATTATACCATAATCCTAAAATTATTTCCAGAATCCTAATATTTCAAAATCTTCACAGTCATATTTATTTATGCTTTTTAACAACAAGACCTTAATCTCTTCAAACGGTATTTATCCTAAAAATCCCGTGTCGTATCAAAAATTTCCAAGAGTTTTTCTTTATTGATAGATAGAGAAGGCGGTATTAAATCTAAAAGTTCTGTAAGAGCACAATAGATATCCTCTCTTTCTACTGTTTCAATAAAATATTTGCGTTTGTCCATCTTATTAAAGGCTTCAGTGTATGCCCTCACCAAAGCTTCGGCAGTCCGAGCAGCTTCGATCGGCGAGCTTTGTTCCAATTTGAGGATTTCGGCTCTTGTTTTTTTATATAAATCGGCCGCTTTCTTGGCATTCGCTGCAGAAATATTTTCTTGTCCGTCCCATGAGCGGAACGGATTGTCAAGGTTCTGCGCCAACCATTCCGGTTTTCGCGGCTTTTGTATCCAAAGGTCAAGCCCTTCTTCTGTTCTCTTTTTATAAAGCTGTTTAGCTTTTTTGGCTGCATTTTCCGGCAGGCTGCTCATCCAAAACCAATGTAAGTTAGGTAAATGTTCCGGCTCCGGAATGTCTTCGGCAGAAAAACCGAATAAATCAACCGTAGTAAAGCCCTCCAGTTTTGTAAATTGGGATAGCATAGAAAGGTTAGAAAGAATACCGGGTTTGCCCCATAGCCGCAATTCCTTCAGCATCGGATATGCTTTTAAAATCTCGGCCATATCAAGTTCTGTAATCTCTGAGCAATGCAGTTTGCCCAAGTCTTTTAGCCCCTGTATTTTAGGCACTATTTCACTTGATGTTAAAAGTAATAAAGCTCCGTTTTCAACAGCATGTATTTTACAGTTATTTGTTACTTCACCTAACAGAATAAGTTCTTCCAATTCGTTATTCAGATAAAGGTCTTCCACACCGTTCATATCAATGGAAAGCCTATGCAAATGCGCATTGGAAAAATCCAATCTTTTTTGCTGATGATTTTCAAGTACCAGCTCATCTAAAAACGGACATGATTGTAAATATTCATATAAACCGATATGCCATTTTTTACATGCCAAATAGGATAAGCATGGAAAGGCTTTTAATTCCAGCACATTTTCAAAAGGAACATCATCATGTATGCGATGTCTGGAAACCGCCATTTCTTTTCCGGCAAATATAATTTTTTCCTTACTGCTCTCCGCTTTTTTAAAAGCATCTCTTTGCTCTTTAGGAATTTCCTGCCATTTAAGTTGACGATATACTTCGTATCCGTTTCCCCAAGACATTGCATAGGTATTTGTGCTTTCATCGGTTAATGGCTGCATGTTACCGATTAACATATGGTTCGCAGGCACCATGACATCAACATTACAAATATGCAGGCCTCGTTTCCAGTACATAAAGTCCTGATAAAGCGGCTTTAGTAAAGGTAATTCTTCCTCTTTGAGAGGCTGTTCACCCGACCAATCTAACCAGAGCTGCACTGCTTTCGGCTTTTTATCACCTTCCTCTATCTTGGTTATTTGGCACGCAGTATATTTTTTTAAATATGAATTATACACACAGTATACATCTCCGCTTTTAGCTTTCATTATCGGAATTCTCCTTGTCATTTTTATTTTCTATAACTTCGTATCTTTTATATTGGAACTTTTTTGTTCTATAAACATCTGATTGCTTTTTTAAATTTTATAGCGGATTATAATTTTTTTCCGTAAGATAATAAATAAAAATCATTGCCGCACCTTTTAATATCAAAAGTTATAGATAATATATCATATATTTTTTACCTTTACAATAGAATGATAAAAAAAGAAGACCTTGACAGTAGAAAAAAGGCGTGGTAAACTAAGCTTCATAATAACTATAGGAGGCTTTTTAATGAAAAAGTATGTACCCGAACCGTTTAGAATTAAAATGGTTGAGCCCATCAAAATGACAACGCGTGAGGACCGTATCAAATATCTTGAAAAAGCAAAATACAATATGTTTAACTTACGCGGTGAAGATGTCTACATTGATTTATTGACCGACAGCGGAACTAATGCAATGAGCGATAAGCAGTGGGGCGGCGTTATGGTCGGAGATGAGGCCTATGCCGGAGGAAAAAGCTATTTTAAATTGGTTGAAGCAGGACAGGATATCTTCGGATATGAATTCATCCAGCCCGTCCATCAGGGCCGAGCTGCAGAAAAGGTTTTATTCCCCTTGCTGCTCAAAAAAGGCCAAGTTGCTATTTCAAATATGTTCTTTGACACAACCAGAGCTCACGTAACCTTGGCCGGAGGAAGACCTCTCGACTGTGTATGTAAGGAAGCAAAAAAACCTTCCGAATATGCACCTTTTAAGGGAAACATGGATGTCGAAAAGCTTGAACAACTTATTAACGAGCATGGAAAAGAAAAGGTCGGAATGATTGTAATGACTATTACAAACAATTCTGCCGGAGGACAACCTGTTTCAATTCAGAACATCCGTGATGTTGCCAAAATTGCAAAAAAATACGGCATTTTGTTCAATATTGATGCAGCACGATTTGCAGAAAATGCCTACTTTGTAAAACAAAGAGAAGAAGAATTTAAGAACAAGCCTATTAAAGAAATTATTCGTGAAATGTTCAGCTATGCCGACACCTTTACGATGAGTGCAAAAAAAGATGCTATCGTTAATATGGGCGGTTTGATCGGTATTAAAAACAATCAAGAAATTTACCAAATGATTAAGGGTAACTGTATCTCTTTTGAAGGATTTATTACCTACGGAGGTCTTGCCGGCCGCGACCTTGAAGCTCTGGCTATCGGGTTGTACGAAGGCATTGATGAAGAATATTTAAAATACCGAAACGCTTCTATGGAATACCTAGCCTCTCAGCTCCTTGATGCAGGAGTTGCCATTCAAAACCCGGCAGGCGGACACGGTGTTTATGTTGATGCCAACGCCATGTTCCCGCACATTCCATATTATCAATTCCCCGGACACACTCTCTGCGTAGAGTTGTATAAAGAAGCCGGAATCCGAACATGTGACATCGGCTCCTTTATGCTCGGAAATGATCCCGAAACCGGAGAACAAATAAAATCCGAATTCGAATTTGCCCGTCTTGCAATTCCGAGAAGAGTATACACCCAATCTCACTTAGATGTTATTGCAGGAGCTTTAATCAATATTAAAGAAAGAGCCTCACAAGTTAAGGGCTACAAAATTATCTGGGAACCCCCGATTCTTAGACACTTCCAAGCTCATTTGGAACCCATAAAATAACACCCCCTTTTAAATAAGCATTTATACCGATTAGTCTTATAGGCTAATCGGTGTTTTTTTAAAGGAGTTCTGTCGTTTATTCAGAAAGAATATTATTAAACACCGTTTTATTATTTAAGCTTTAAACCATCTTTAAAGGCTTCACCGACACGCTCTGATACTTTGTAATATCCGTGTGTATATGGATCAAAGGCTATGGCATTTACTAACGACATATCAAGCTTTCCATTCGGCATAACACTTTCGTCAGCAGTTACATTGACAACCTTTCCTATAACACCGCAACCATATTTATTATCTTGATACTCAATAAATTCACATTCCAGACAAATCGGAAATTCGTTTATAACAGGAGCGTCAACGGTTTCCGCCTTGCTTGCGGTAAGACCGGTCTTCTCCAGCTTATTAGGAACCTTATTGCCGGAAGCAACACCAAAGTAGTCGGCTTCAAGTACATGAGCCGCATCAGCAATACTAACGGTAAAAGCGCCTCTCGCCTTGATATTTTTTACTGTCTTATGTGTTTCGGTCAAATTAAGAGCTATAATGGAACGTTCTTGCATAGTTCCCCATGCAGCGTTCATAACATTTATGCTTCCATCATCGTTATAGGTAGCAACCATTAATACGGGCATAGGAAAAATTCCGTCGGTAATATTTAATTTTTTTCTCATAGAAACCTCTTCTATACATAATTATATTCAAATTAACAGAAAAAACAAGTCTGATTTGCACATGATTTAATTGTATCACTTAAGATTACAGCAGCAGTGCTTTCAGCCGTTCAGAACTTTTTCGATAAAGCGTTGCAAAACAGGAATATGGCTTTGTTCAACATCTTTATTCGCATACAAAACTGTAACATTTCTATTTTTTAATTCGGCCTTGATTTTATCCGTAAAATCTTTTGTGCATGGATTTTGCACCAACTCTTTTGCGTACAGCTCCGAAAAAGTTTTGTAATCGATTTCGCCGCGGTGATAAGCTTGCCGCAGACTCGACGAAGGTGTAATTTCCTTTGCCCATTCACTGATGCAGGCCTTTTCTTTCGAAATTCCGCGCGGCCACAATCTGTCCGCCAAAATCCTAAACCCGTCGCCTTTTTCCGGCAGATCGTACACCCGCTTCCACAGCAATTTTCCCATAATTTCCCCTTTATTAATGCTTATTATACGGCTGTTCTTTCATAACAGCAAGGGCTCCATCCCTAGATATACCTCTCCAAAAATGCTATACTCAAATCATTATGAAAAACTATCCCTTTACGTCAATCTTGGGGCAAGATGAAATGAAAGAAGCCTTGATTCTTAATTTGATTAATCCTAAGCTGGGCGGTGTTTTGATACGGGGACAGAAGGGAACCGCTAAATCGACAGCGGTGCGGGCTCTTGCGGACATCAGCATGATTAAAACAGCCCAAATAATAGCCGCTTACAAAAGTTTTTTATCTTTTATGTTAATCTTTTTAAGAGGCATAGAGGTAAAATAAATAAAATTTGTTTACCTCTATTGACAAATATTGAATAAAGATTTATTATTAAATTATAATTCAGTATTGGTAGAATAGAAAGGAGAACGTTTTGAGCGTGCGGGCGGTATGCAGGTATTAAAAGAAGAAGTCAAAGATAGAATTTTGACGGCTGCGGAAAAAATATT is from Treponema denticola and encodes:
- a CDS encoding energy-coupling factor transporter transmembrane component T family protein, with the protein product MKKISKDFTAPVKLWTLLCVIVSSFFIADYRINGILSLIGLLYLAAQCKWRLLISFGLFYALLMLLLIGIRRYGIRTIIIPEFYIFLCWNLLPIMLIGWDVITTPPGEIAAFLSRIGMPVSVILGLLVIFRFIPVMKAEVKKLRLSMKTKGLLEPAHILTHPLETGEYVLIPLLLRCIQIADQLAVSAVVRGIQCPVKRSSYYGKKMRAFDYIAVIVWSTTTAAVIIVRSLA
- a CDS encoding gliding motility protein, with translation MKAKSGDVYCVYNSYLKKYTACQITKIEEGDKKPKAVQLWLDWSGEQPLKEEELPLLKPLYQDFMYWKRGLHICNVDVMVPANHMLIGNMQPLTDESTNTYAMSWGNGYEVYRQLKWQEIPKEQRDAFKKAESSKEKIIFAGKEMAVSRHRIHDDVPFENVLELKAFPCLSYLACKKWHIGLYEYLQSCPFLDELVLENHQQKRLDFSNAHLHRLSIDMNGVEDLYLNNELEELILLGEVTNNCKIHAVENGALLLLTSSEIVPKIQGLKDLGKLHCSEITELDMAEILKAYPMLKELRLWGKPGILSNLSMLSQFTKLEGFTTVDLFGFSAEDIPEPEHLPNLHWFWMSSLPENAAKKAKQLYKKRTEEGLDLWIQKPRKPEWLAQNLDNPFRSWDGQENISAANAKKAADLYKKTRAEILKLEQSSPIEAARTAEALVRAYTEAFNKMDKRKYFIETVEREDIYCALTELLDLIPPSLSINKEKLLEIFDTTRDF
- a CDS encoding VOC family protein — its product is MNKITCICLGVRNMEKALKFYRDGLGYKTDCKEDNPAVCFFNTPGTKFELFPLDSLAKDIDENNPPTGTGFSGITLTYNVKNKEDVDSVIDLVRKAGGTIVKEPQEVFWGGYHAYFSDLDGYYWEVSWGPDFQFDEDGLLKF
- a CDS encoding class I SAM-dependent methyltransferase; protein product: MDIKDLMKKWSEQAENMRMFHMQELKENGSEWKKLLQENLKDCKGKKVLDAGCGTGFLAILLAQDGWEVTAIDSSEAMLEEGKKTAEELGLSDKITFLLKDTHSTDFPEHLFDAVVSRHASWLFTAPETAYKEWKRILKPEGIILNIDANWLKPIWNADEFEKFKSYEAELVKQYGEFRDYYHDEQMINILKKFPLAYINRPEWDEKMLKKIGFKEIASSLLSKEKYMDAFQAARYKTIPMFVIKAKNIE
- a CDS encoding DUF488 domain-containing protein, with amino-acid sequence MGKLLWKRVYDLPEKGDGFRILADRLWPRGISKEKACISEWAKEITPSSSLRQAYHRGEIDYKTFSELYAKELVQNPCTKDFTDKIKAELKNRNVTVLYANKDVEQSHIPVLQRFIEKVLNG
- a CDS encoding ABC transporter ATP-binding protein; protein product: MIRMENVSFHYENSERGVSDINLTINEGECTVLTGPSGGGKTTILRLLNGLAPGYYGGTLSGNIFIGGKDMSSTPLWERGKFIGSVFQEPQSQFFSSELAGEIAFSCENYGLAQEEIIARTEEAIEAFHLAALRDHTLDTFSSGEKQRAAIASVYALSPSIYVCDEPTANLDEESAIRLSHVLKKLKEEGRTLIIAEHRLSWLYGIADRFIYIDGGTIQWTRMAEEMQKMTLEQKKLFGLRSFTPALKPALPPPSSRALSSGTANEPLLQADGIYRKEKGNLILQTISFSVWSGQIIALTGKNGVGKTTLGLILSGLNKESGGTVRLNGKKCGLRARRKAVWYSANDTGTQFFTESVSEEILLSMMNTPDKLERARNILQTMGLYNLKDVHPATLSGGQKQRLSVACALLSGREILIFDEPTSGLDGYHADILAKAFLDAAARGKTIIIITHDFELIAACCSSEVMLEGEAQTK
- a CDS encoding TfoX/Sxy family protein, producing MASSKTYLDFILEQLSELQDIRYRAMMGEFIIYFRDKIVGGIYDDRLLVKAVPSAIAYMPNASYELPYQGAKEMLLVDEVDDKAFITGLFNAIYDELPAPKAKKIKTN
- a CDS encoding tryptophanase; translation: MKKYVPEPFRIKMVEPIKMTTREDRIKYLEKAKYNMFNLRGEDVYIDLLTDSGTNAMSDKQWGGVMVGDEAYAGGKSYFKLVEAGQDIFGYEFIQPVHQGRAAEKVLFPLLLKKGQVAISNMFFDTTRAHVTLAGGRPLDCVCKEAKKPSEYAPFKGNMDVEKLEQLINEHGKEKVGMIVMTITNNSAGGQPVSIQNIRDVAKIAKKYGILFNIDAARFAENAYFVKQREEEFKNKPIKEIIREMFSYADTFTMSAKKDAIVNMGGLIGIKNNQEIYQMIKGNCISFEGFITYGGLAGRDLEALAIGLYEGIDEEYLKYRNASMEYLASQLLDAGVAIQNPAGGHGVYVDANAMFPHIPYYQFPGHTLCVELYKEAGIRTCDIGSFMLGNDPETGEQIKSEFEFARLAIPRRVYTQSHLDVIAGALINIKERASQVKGYKIIWEPPILRHFQAHLEPIK
- a CDS encoding MptD family putative ECF transporter S component translates to MNTTAKWTIKDVITTVLLSALLVVMQFIVNMVCMANHFVSMTLSVGFSVFICAPVYFLMVQRVGKRGVSFIYMTLLGTIFLIMGNWYLLPYYIIIGLICEAVLWKNGAYQNPRRLTAAWTVSSLLFNGTNLLPIWFFWDAYYAFAVSSGMSQEYIDSYVRYFTVPHWIIFIVTFTTACGFAGSLIASRLIKKHFEKAGVL
- a CDS encoding flavin reductase family protein, translating into MRKKLNITDGIFPMPVLMVATYNDDGSINVMNAAWGTMQERSIIALNLTETHKTVKNIKARGAFTVSIADAAHVLEADYFGVASGNKVPNKLEKTGLTASKAETVDAPVINEFPICLECEFIEYQDNKYGCGVIGKVVNVTADESVMPNGKLDMSLVNAIAFDPYTHGYYKVSERVGEAFKDGLKLK
- a CDS encoding flavodoxin family protein, whose product is MSNVCIVYSSTHHGNTEKVLNKIKEKFPETVLIKAGDFNPDDFNRYEAIGFASGIYYLKFAKSVDKLFEQALVGSVQKLFFIYTAGAVNAGFEKTLRKKTEQSGKICMGIFGCKGFDTFGPLKLIGGLNKGRPNEDDFKNAIDFFGKNIINA